From the Helianthus annuus cultivar XRQ/B chromosome 17, HanXRQr2.0-SUNRISE, whole genome shotgun sequence genome, the window TTTCTTCGTGcgcttgatataatttttggacATCATTTGCGTTTGGTTTCCGCATATATTTCTTGCTATATAGCTTCACCATCCATTCGCAAAACTTGTACAAACATTCTCGTGAAGTTCTTTCAGACATCCTTAAATACTCGTCCAACGAATCGGGTGTCGTCCCGTATGCTAGTTGGCTAATGGCCGCCGTATATTTCTGTAAAGTGGTGAATCCCCTATGGCCCCTAGCGTCATATCGAAGTGTGAAAAACGGATCAGACCGCGCCAAGTCGTCTGCTATACGTAAAAATAGTCGATGACTCATACGGAACCGACGCTTAAACATCGCGGCCGTGTACAAaggttcgtcggcaaaataatcggccaCTAATCTATTATGGGCACCTAAATATTAACAccgaaaaataaattaaatatattattaacacCGAAAAATAAATTAAAGATATTCTTTTCACCGAAAAATAAATATAACATTCTCGGTCTCGGTTTAATGCGGCTGCCCTAGTTCGCGGTTGTGATGACGTTTCTTCCTCTTCCTCCATGATCATCAGTGCTGCAAGCATTACGGCGTTCGCAAAAAACAAATCGCCCTCACCCGAAGATGACGAACACCACGATAAAGAAGAGGACATGCCtaaaactttataaaaattaGGGTGTTGTATAAAAAAGTTAGAGAGATTGGAAAGATTTGGGTTAAAATGGTGGAACAAAGGGTATATATTTATAAagtggaaaagaaaaaaaatatttttttttaaatagacaTTTGTAATGGCTATAAAATTTGAAAAGTGAAAATGCTTGAACGTCATGGGGAAGACGGTGAAGACGGGGACGAGCCTAGGGGGCGGTTTGCTAGGGCGTAGTCTAAGAGAATGAAAAGAATTTAATTATAGGAttcaaatataattttatttttacatTCTAAAGCGTACGTTAATTATCATTTTTTTATTAATGGTTGTACCACACACAGGAATGTtatcaaatatttttttataaaactttaaatgttATTTTGAAGTTTtatcaaacatttttttttataaaactttaaacttGATATTCGAGCTGACTAGAGAgtgtttgagggtttgaaaaAGTGAAATGGAGGTGTGGGAGGCTTGGTTATATAGTGGTTGATTAGGGTTAGTGTTTAAATGAGGTTGGTAGGTGATTGGAGAAGAATGGATGTGGAAAACGTGACCAACCCGTATGAAGGAAACAACTTTCTGCGGATTAGAGCTGCTCGCGCCCCACGACAAGGATACCCTAAGTTGCTCGCGGGGAGCCGCGTGCTCAATTTCCAACAAAagtttgttttcttttattttggcCCCTGAACTTTGGTTTGTATGATATATGAGTTACAAACTTGTGTTTTTGCTATTTTTCAAGCATGGTAAGggtatcaaagtatgatgcaagtgTGATGTACGTATAAGTGACATTCCAAGAGTAAAATGAGTCTCGGTTTGCACGTAAATGTGTATTCGATAATTGTTTGTGTATAACACAAGTATAGCATGCGTGAGTATAAAAATGAATTTTCCATTTATGATCAAAATCTCAAATTacaagtttggaaatgaaatacgaatacgatacgaatacaagtttccaaaaatagcaaTGTGACTACACTTTCTAAATAAAGAAAGTACAGAAAAGCGAAACGTTACAGTCTCCCATACTTTAGGAACTTTCTAAATGGTGTTTTTCAGCCCTTTACAACAGCTGTAAAAAGGTGATGGAATAAGCATGACATCACTTTTACAGCATTTACAGTTgtcgtaaatgaaaaaaaaaactatttttttggaaaacttgattttttttagaatttttggtaAAATTGTTTCTGAAAAGGGATATTGGCCTCTAATAATCCCTACTAGACATCTCGGCTATTCGCAATCCCTCCTTTTTTTATTCCCCCTGTCAGTCACACCTTTCAACTATTTTTCCTTCACCGGTcctcagttaaaaaaacttaacggagttaagttttttttttcgaattataaactgacgttttagggcttttgatcagaatgaggatacgagtctattgatgtaaaacttacctcgaaacggtgctctaaaagacttgatttttgttaattggaagtttaaacaacCGAATTGAAGAACCGTTATCGTCATTTGGAGCACAATTTCAAGGTAAGTTTGTATCAttcaactcgtatcctcgttctgatcaaaagccctaaaacatcagtttgtaattcggaagAAAACTtcactccgttaagtttttttaactgagTACCGGTGGAGGAAAAATAGTTGAAAGGTGGGACTGTCAGGGGGAATAAAAAATGGTGAGACTGCCAATGGACAATAACATCTAGTAGGGATTATTAGAGGGTAATATCCCTTTGAAAAAACCTTTGGTGAGGCCAAATtttctaagttctcacaactcgtataagtttttattttaccctaaccctatatatatatacacacacacacacatatatataaagaAAAGGGGTCAAACTATTTGACCATAACGTTAATGTGTATAACCAAGTTGCAAATTTAATTTTGTAGGCCTTAATCGGTTGCTTGTATTAAGCCTTCTCAGTTTTGTAAGCCCATATGTAAAAAACATAGCCTATTTACACGTTATGCAACAATCATATAATTACCGAATTTAAATACCAAGCCAATGTACAACAACCAAAACCAAATGTAAATCAACGTGAAACTTGTGATTTAATAAAACGTtgcatatacacacacacacatacccACATTATCAATTAACAACAAATCTGTCAGACATTATGTAGAAAGAGAAAACACCTAAACACCTATTAATGCTTAGAGGCACGACACGACTGCAACAAACATTGCCAAGTGAGATGACAAGCACCATCATAGCCATTATACCCACGCATTACAATGACTCTCAAATGACCATAAAGTCATCTTCATGGAGACCCAATTTCCAAACAATATGACTGTTCATAAAAACAAAAAACACCACCAAAGCCACATGCACAACAACTAAAATCAACGAAATGTTGCTAACTGATAATATATAAATCACAAAGGCATATGCTCATAGCCTTAACATAGTATACAACTCAAAAGCACCCATACCAAATTAGAAACGCCATCATAGCCACTATTCTCAGATGATCAAGAAGCTATCTTCACCAAGACCGAAACTAACAATTTACCTAGAAAATGAGTATGCATTACAAAAAAATTGTCACATCAATACAAAAAAAGAAATCAAATCTGCATTAATAAATATATCTAGATACGATAGTAAACGGATTAGAAACCAATCACCATAACAGAAAGGGTCAAAGACAGCATCACTGGAAAATGGTTACATATGTTAAACCTGAATAACCGGTATCAAAGACACAATCAAAAACCAACGACAAATAACAGCTTCACCGGAGAATTCCAAATGTCAAACAACAACACCAACAGAACAGAAAGCATAACACCATATCCAAAAACGAGTAACAAGAACACCACGGGGGAGGAAGTTGTAACCCATTTACCGTCAAAATGACAACATGCAATCACAAATCCGTCAACGTAGACCACATAGTACATGAAATACCCAAACAAAACAACCCGCCGAAAAAATCGGCTTAAATAAACCGTCGAAACCCTAGAAGTTTTAGGCTTAAACATATAAGAAGGTAAACATTTACTTAAAGGAAATTAAAGGGATGTCCTCGATCAAAAATAACACCGATCGAACCACCATCGGCCATATGATGCGACGAAGAAGGAGGTGGGCGGTGGTGGTCTGAGAATGGGTTGGCATGAAAATGAAGCTGAACACATAACAAATCAACTTTAAATACTTGAAAATGGTACAAACAAATAAGAAATAGGTACAAGTCAAAGAAACATAAAACACCACCAAATCCTTTTGTACAACAAACTAAAGCTACCAAATGTTGCTACTTGATAATATATCTTATCAAATATTTCACCAAATAATTATACCATAAATCTCAACTTGTGAAACTGCATTTAAATCCTTTTAAATGAAAACTTGGCTAATGTTATTTAGTGTAGGACCATTTATGATCATATGTCGATGCAATGTTGTCGTATGTTGTTTGGTGTATTGATTCTACAATCTTTTTCATTCACATAGTCAATCGTGATAGCTCCCATTAAAATTAGTCATCCTTACGTATTATATTTACATCATATGTGTTTTGATTTGCAATTTTACATTGATTTTTGAGTTCCGTCATTGTCAATAGCTGATTCACTATCATAACGTATATAAAGTGCCGACATTGGCTTTGGCCATCTTTGAATATCTTCTACAAATTGAAGTAGCTACTATGCCTCTTCCCTGGACTTATCCATGGCGATAAACTCACATGTCATTGTGGAACTCGCTATAACATTATGCTTGGATGACTACCAAGATATAGTTGCACCTTCAAATGTGAACGCATAATCACTTATTGATTTGTAATCTTTTCTATTCGATATCTAGTTAGTATCATTGTATCCCTTAATTAATAGCAACCAAATAGGATTAAATGCATTCCATACTCCCATGTGCATCTCAAGTATCGAATCGATCTCTTCATACATGTCTCATGTTCTAAAGGGTTTGAGAATTAAACTTCGATTAAAGAGAAATTTTGGCATTATCAATCAAATGGTTAGTTAAGTGATTTTCCCCTTTCAGTGAATTTGGTATCTAAAAGTTGTTACACTATGTTTCTGATCCATTCAGTTAGAGACTACTATTGATGGAGAAACCcatcaacaacttcttgatttgCCTTAAGTTGGTGTACTGAGAGCCCCCACTAATTCTATGTTCGTGGGGAGGCAATATTCACGCTTTTAATTTTTCATATGATTGTTGTATAGTAGAAATATTTTTATAAGGTTTAACATCTTTTCTGCGTATGTTTCTCTGTAATCTATAGGTACCCGTCAAAATTTGAGGATGAAACTTGGTACGTTTTTCTCAGTTAATTTTTTATATCCTCTACTAATTAATGTTTCCAAGCTGTTTTAACATAATCAGTTCACTTTTTTTCTTGATCACAGTTATAGGAGTTGGATCTGCACTACTAGCAGTTGTGGTTATTTTCATTATATATTGTATTTTTAAATCCCCATCGAGCAATTGGGTAGCTTCATTGAAGCATAAAACCGAGGATGACCGAAATGTCGAGGCCTTTATCATGAAGTATGGAGCCTTAAGTACGAAAAGGTACAAGTATTGTGATATCAAGGAAATGACAAACTCGTTTCAAATTAAATTAGGATATGGTGGTTTTGGAACAGTCTTTAAAGGAAAACTATCTGATGGTCGACTTGTGGCTGTTAAAGTTCTAAACTCCTCTAAAGCAAATGGACAAGAATTCATAAATGAAGTTGCAAGTATTGGTAGGACTGCTCATGTTAACATTGTTACTCTCTTGGGCTTTTGTTTCGAAAATAAAAAAAGAGCTCTGGTATACGAGTACATGCCAAATGGATCATTAGAGAAGTTTATACATAGTCATGAACGTATGGAAACAAGTGAACACATAGGAGTAAAAAGGTTGTATGAGATAGCACTTGGAATAGCGAATGGTCTCGATTATATGTATCGGGGGTGCAACACTCGGATTTTGCATCTTGACATAAAGCCACATAACATCCTCCTCGATGAAGACTTTTGTCCCAAGATAGCAGATTTCGGTCTTGCAAAGCTGTACTCAAGGAAAGAGAGTATTGTTTCTATGTTGGAAGCAAGAGGAACAATCGGTTATATAGcccccgaaatttacaataaaaACTTTGGAGGCGTCTCTCATAAATCTGATGTGTATAGTTATGGTATGTTGATATTAGAAATGGTAGGTGGAAGAAAAAATATAGATGCTGGTGTAGGTTCTGGGAGAACCAGCGAGATATATTTCCCTGACTGGATTTACAGCCGCCTTAACAAGGATGAATTCTTGTTAGATAGTCTAAAGACACCCGAGGAAAATGATTATGCAAGAAAGATGACGATAGTTGGTTTATGGTGCATACAACCCGCACCAAATCAAAGGCCATCCATTGATAAAGTGATAGAAATGTTAGAGGGAAGCATGGAAGCATTGGAGGTTCCACCAAAACCAATCTTTTCTTCTCCTCCACGATCACCTGCTACCATATATAGCAGAACATCAGAAAGCATCACAGAGATAACATAATACAGATTAGAACATGCAAGAGATACCTTATACAGACATTGAATCTAGTCTGGATTTAACCATTGTGTTGGAAGTTTGCTCGCAATTCCGGTGTTGCTACTTTATTCCAAAACTATCAGATTTTTTATGTATTGTGATTCTTATATATTTACTCAGAGGTAATGTTCACTCGATTCTTCTTTTTGGCATTCCTAAAATGATGCGTGAGACTATGGTGTGATGTATCAGAGGCATGCATGTGCCAAGTGCCATGCGACATGTTGAACTTAATTTTATGTTAAATCCCAATTTTTTTCTTTTCCAATTCTAGGTAgctattcatttatttatttatttattttttccaATTGCCACGATCATGTCCAATTTACAACTCAGTCAACTTCTTATTTAACATATACTCAAGTTTTCTTAGATATCTAGCtgtttattttataatttaaaactaGTTTAGAATCcctgtattatacgggttgaataaatgcaattgtatataccaaataaaaaaaaatatttttttaaaaatctcgtttattacacgggttgaataaatgcaattttatataccaaataataaaacaatatatatttaaaaatctcgtttattacattggttgaataaatgtaattttatatattaaataataaaaaaagttatatctttaagaaccccgtgtattgtacgggttgagtaaatttaattttatataataaataataaaaagttacatttttaaaaacctcatcGAGCTGAGGAGCGAGACTAAGTTCGACCGTTAGGGAGACTAAAGCGAGAGgttgtgttatacgggttgaacacatgtaattttatataccaagcaataaaaagttatatctttataaatcctatgtattataagtattgaataaatctaattttatatactacataataaaaaaagttatatttttaaaaccccaagtattacacgagttgcataaatgtaattttgtatagtaaaaaataaaaatgttatatctttaaaaaaactcgtttattacacgggttgaatgaatctaataaaaaattatatcttaaaaaaTCTAACGGACATACTCGATATTcgatggatggggtgattgcggtgattgttcttataaatgtcacgtaaacatagtgattaccgtatttgagttgagaattgAACACGAAAATATAAGTATAAAACCAATAAACACcttttaaacatttttgaaataggttctaccctgaactattttagtttaataaaataaataaatcatttaaattaactgagttagggctaaagaacataacttgcaagggtttgcaaatatcgagtacgttttctgtaattattgaagacaaaggacacagatTGCAATAAGTGagatacataaaggacgatttttgtaatttactctattttaaaatattatatatattatctcctatatgaattgtttaaagttatattaaatttaattgtataattatcttttaattgatattaattttCTATAAAAACAGATgacttcaatgaatgacacgtgtctaaaacttggtttcttttattatagtagatagataatGTTATTCGACTAGTGTTTAACGCCCGCAACAATAAAATGTTATTATTTGCGGGCGTGAGTCCTTTTGTCGTACTAAGTAGTAAGCAAACGACGTAGACAAGACAAACATGAATTATACCGCTGACGTAAGACGTAGATAAACACAAATAATAAAACACAAGGCACAAAcaataaaaactcaaaaaaaatcGCTACCGGGAAGAAAACTAAATGGTATCGATTTGATGGATTTCCAATTTAATTTGCAATATTTCAAAAGAATAGAGATAAATAGATGGGCTTTGATTCGAAGAAAGTTGACCATCCACTCATACTCATGGGCTTTAATGGAGACATACAGGTTGTGCCGCGGTGATGGTAAACAAAGGCTCATGGCAGTACTTTAAATAGGATTCTAAGATTTTCTAATTACTATACGGTCCATAAGAACTATTTGAATTGTATatagtatataatatatatgtCATTACGTAATAACTCATACGAATTCAATAACCTCTATTGACTAAACATAACCTATTAACCATAAActagcagtggcgaagcttgagattcccgaccgtggggggggggggtgcggAAGTTaccggacctaaaaatttctataaaaccggggggtcgaaaacgtatataccaaaaattttctatacgaaaactacatactctcaaCTACTTagcgaaaagttcagggggttggccgccccctcccgccccttaaaagcttcgcctATGCTAGCATGGAAGTGTGTGACAATTAGGTATTTTAGATAACAACGTattattggttttttttttcgaACCATGCTATCGGTAATTTCATGCTAAATTACGATATAAATTAGTAGATGTGAAGTACGTGCATGTATAAATGTCAATTAAACTCTCATACTCTAAAATGCGTCTAAACTAGAACTTTTACCCATGTCGCGCGTTACGGCGGCAACATTGCGTTTGTGACTTCGTTACACGTTTAATGGTGATGACATTAACATGTGGAGCCTGCACATGATGTTAAGTGTTTTTTACTTTGTTACACACATTACGTTCGTGACATTAATGTtattaaacataaataaaaaaaaagtataatgTCTTAAACGTTACGGTATAAAGTTGTAATAGTAATTTAGAGATTggtgtaaagtcgtaaaagtagTTAGACATTAATGTGGTTAGGCATGGATAAAAAAGTATGTCAAAATactaatataatattaaaattaggAGAAGAGTTTGAAGCCGACACGTGACAGTTCGTTAGAATCATTAATATAAGAACTATTATCATATAATCAGGGGCGGTTCTTAGAAGAGCCTTGGCAGGGCCACGGCCCGgtcaagtttttcggccgtagtgctaattttccgcatttcgatcgaattttatatatactatgtttggcccgggcttgtccgggctttttttagtgcccgtatctttcggccctggcatgttcaacgggcaagatccgccactgcatATAATTATAAGATTTAAGAgtataattataaaaaaatatctaTAAGATATCAAGCAAaacattttgaaaacaaaacaattttttgCTTCTTGAGTACTTTTTGAGTTTTTAGGATTCGTGTGTTCTAACATGACTGTTAAAATGGAAAAAATAGATATAAAAACACTAAACTACGCATGAGAGTCATGACGTGTTAACTCGTTGAATACGAATTGAAACGTAAAATATTCCTAGAATATTTGTTTTCATAAAGCGTTGTTCCAAATTATTAATATCTTATCATAGGGACTTGGATTATATACATTACCTGCTAGACAAATTTTTAAGTCAAGTAAAGAACCATAAACTTATTACATGGACTATTCTGGCCCAATTAATCTCTTTttcaagtttttaataaagtcTGATCCAGTAAGATTTGGTAAGTTGAATTAACAGCTTACAAACAATATTTGTCAGCTTAATTTAGAATGAAATTTTTGGTCTCAGACACCACACCACTTCCCCCACCGCCACCATCGAACTGAGTCGGAGAAAATGGTGGATCCTCTCTCTGTTGCCATCGTCACTCGTCACGACTGTTATCATGAAATCGTCGCCGATTTGTTGCCTCATCGCCGCCTTTTTGATCGCTTTTGACGCGGCAACGGCGGTTTTCCGGCCTACAGATCTTGCGGCGGTGATGGAGTATAGCCGCATC encodes:
- the LOC110939771 gene encoding LEAF RUST 10 DISEASE-RESISTANCE LOCUS RECEPTOR-LIKE PROTEIN KINASE-like 2.1 — translated: MISPNKKIEGRDMHTGSILVCYIYSIEWWTCSFNVSKIMSHHIYPHPFSFLLLLPFFFIAMNAESDNSTYPNCRLDRCGEVNISYPFWKMDSESTSQFCGYEGFGINCSQNGDQNISQIALGGESYYVRGIDYVLRNIFLADYNVFQVTSLSNSCPRVRHNITIGTLPLYFAMYSVNLTFHFDCNGCPSFATEIPCLEGNEGKACMVANTSMDSDWGEYSCDHEVVTTVTKEFMDTFPNHSVEFGRVLEKGFGLRWGQVDGCEKCESSGGQCGRHISTGLICFCSDGTTRRGNCKGTRQNLRMKLVIGVGSALLAVVVIFIIYCIFKSPSSNWVASLKHKTEDDRNVEAFIMKYGALSTKRYKYCDIKEMTNSFQIKLGYGGFGTVFKGKLSDGRLVAVKVLNSSKANGQEFINEVASIGRTAHVNIVTLLGFCFENKKRALVYEYMPNGSLEKFIHSHERMETSEHIGVKRLYEIALGIANGLDYMYRGCNTRILHLDIKPHNILLDEDFCPKIADFGLAKLYSRKESIVSMLEARGTIGYIAPEIYNKNFGGVSHKSDVYSYGMLILEMVGGRKNIDAGVGSGRTSEIYFPDWIYSRLNKDEFLLDSLKTPEENDYARKMTIVGLWCIQPAPNQRPSIDKVIEMLEGSMEALEVPPKPIFSSPPRSPATIYSRTSESITEIT